In the genome of Pseudomonas sp. LBUM920, one region contains:
- a CDS encoding LytTR family DNA-binding domain-containing protein, translated as MNVLIVDDEPQARERLSRLVSELEGYTVLEPSATNGEEALTLIDSLKPDVVLLDIRLPGLDGLQVAARLSERESPPAVVLCAAQEEFSAQTLEDSGVSFLAKPVTAEALLKALKKAERPNRVQLAALTQPAAQSGNGPRSHISARTRKGIELIPLNQVVYFIADHKYVTLRHETGEVLLDEPLKALEDEFGDRFVRIHRNALVARERIERLQRTPLGHFQLFLKGLNGDALIVSRRHVAGVRKMMQQL; from the coding sequence ATGAATGTCCTGATCGTTGATGACGAACCCCAAGCCCGCGAGCGACTGAGCCGTTTGGTCAGTGAACTCGAGGGTTATACAGTGCTTGAACCGAGCGCCACCAACGGCGAAGAGGCGTTGACGCTGATCGACAGTCTCAAGCCGGATGTGGTGTTGCTCGATATTCGCCTGCCGGGTCTTGATGGCTTGCAAGTGGCCGCCCGCTTGAGTGAGCGAGAATCGCCGCCTGCCGTGGTGTTGTGTGCAGCTCAAGAAGAGTTTTCTGCGCAAACCCTGGAAGACAGCGGTGTCAGCTTTCTTGCCAAGCCGGTGACCGCTGAGGCGCTGCTCAAGGCCCTGAAAAAGGCCGAGCGTCCCAACCGCGTCCAGCTCGCCGCTTTGACCCAGCCAGCAGCTCAGAGTGGTAACGGGCCACGCAGCCATATCAGTGCACGGACCCGTAAAGGTATCGAGCTGATTCCGCTGAACCAGGTGGTCTACTTTATCGCCGACCACAAGTACGTGACCTTGCGTCACGAGACGGGTGAAGTGTTGCTCGATGAGCCACTCAAGGCCCTTGAGGACGAATTCGGCGACCGCTTTGTGCGCATCCACCGCAACGCGCTGGTGGCCCGTGAGCGAATAGAGCGCCTGCAGCGCACGCCTCTGGGGCACTTTCAGTTGTTCCTCAAAGGGCTTAACGGCGATGCCCTGATCGTCAGCCGACGCCACGTCGCCGGTGTGCGCAAGATGATGCAGCAGCTTTAG
- the hemC gene encoding hydroxymethylbilane synthase: MSSREIRIATRKSALALWQAEYVKARLEQAHPGLKVSLVPMVSRGDKLLDSPLSKIGGKGLFVKELETALLENEADIAVHSMKDVPMDFPEGLGLYCICEREDPRDAFVSNTYASLDELPLGSVVGTSSLRRQAQLLTRRPDLQIRFLRGNVNTRLAKLDAGEYDAIILAAAGLIRLGFEDRVTSAISVEDSLPAGGQGAVGIECRTADSEIHALLKPLDHQDTEVRVTAERALNKRLNGGCQVPIACYAVLEGENLWLRGLVGDPAGGTLLTAEVRGPQRDATALGIQVAEELLEKGAGVILQKIYGEAGPQ, encoded by the coding sequence ATGTCCTCTCGCGAAATCCGCATCGCCACCCGTAAAAGTGCCCTGGCCTTGTGGCAGGCCGAATACGTCAAAGCACGCCTTGAGCAAGCCCATCCAGGGCTGAAAGTGTCTCTGGTGCCCATGGTCAGTCGCGGCGACAAGCTGCTCGACTCGCCATTGTCGAAGATTGGCGGCAAGGGCTTGTTCGTCAAGGAACTGGAAACCGCACTGCTGGAAAACGAAGCTGACATCGCCGTGCATTCGATGAAAGACGTGCCGATGGACTTCCCTGAAGGTCTTGGCCTGTATTGCATCTGCGAGCGCGAAGACCCGCGTGACGCGTTTGTATCCAACACTTACGCGTCGCTGGATGAGCTGCCCTTGGGCAGTGTCGTCGGCACCTCAAGCCTGCGTCGCCAGGCGCAGTTGCTGACTCGCCGGCCGGACCTGCAAATTCGTTTTCTGCGCGGCAACGTCAACACCCGTCTGGCCAAGTTGGATGCGGGCGAATATGACGCGATTATTCTTGCAGCGGCTGGCCTGATTCGCCTGGGCTTCGAAGACCGCGTCACCTCGGCCATCAGCGTAGAAGACAGCTTGCCCGCGGGCGGACAAGGCGCTGTGGGTATCGAATGCCGCACCGCAGACAGTGAAATTCACGCCCTGCTCAAACCCCTTGATCATCAAGACACCGAAGTGCGTGTCACGGCCGAGCGCGCGCTGAACAAACGCCTCAACGGCGGCTGCCAGGTACCGATCGCCTGTTACGCCGTGCTCGAGGGTGAAAACCTGTGGCTGCGTGGTTTGGTAGGCGACCCCGCAGGCGGCACGCTGCTCACCGCCGAGGTTCGCGGGCCGCAGCGTGATGCTACCGCGCTGGGAATTCAGGTGGCAGAAGAGCTGCTGGAAAAAGGCGCCGGTGTCATTCTGCAAAAAATCTATGGCGAGGCTGGTCCGCAGTGA
- the argH gene encoding argininosuccinate lyase, with protein sequence MSTDKTNQSWGGRFSEPVDAFVARFTASVTFDQRLYRHDIMGSIAHATMLAKVGVLTDAERDSIIDGLTTIRGEIEAGTFDWRVDLEDVHMNIEARLTDRIGVTGKKLHTGRSRNDQVATDIRLWLRDEIDLILGEITRLQKGLLEQAERESGTIMPGFTHLQTAQPVTFGHHLLAWFEMLSRDYERLVDCRRRANRMPLGSAALAGTTYPIDREYTAQLLGFDAVGGNSLDGVSDRDFAIEFCAAASIAMMHLSRFSEELVLWTSAQFQFIDLPDRFCTGSSIMPQKKNPDVPELVRGKSGRVFGALMGLLTLMKGQPLAYNKDNQEDKEPLFDAADTLRDSLRAFADMIPAIKPKHAIMREAALRGFSTATDLADYLVRRGLPFRDCHEIVGHAVKYGVDTGKDLAEMSLEELRQFSDQIEQDVFAVLTLEGSVNARNHVGGTAPAQVKAAVVRGQELLASR encoded by the coding sequence ATGAGCACCGACAAGACCAACCAGTCCTGGGGCGGCCGCTTCAGTGAACCCGTCGACGCCTTCGTCGCGCGCTTCACCGCCTCCGTCACTTTCGACCAGCGCCTGTACCGCCACGACATCATGGGCTCGATCGCCCACGCCACGATGCTGGCCAAGGTCGGCGTGCTGACCGACGCCGAGCGCGACAGCATCATCGATGGCCTGACCACCATTCGCGGTGAAATCGAGGCCGGCACGTTCGACTGGCGCGTCGACCTGGAAGACGTGCACATGAACATCGAAGCCCGTCTCACCGATCGCATCGGTGTGACCGGCAAGAAACTGCACACCGGTCGCAGCCGTAACGACCAGGTGGCTACCGATATTCGCCTGTGGCTGCGTGACGAAATCGACCTGATCCTGGGCGAAATCACCCGCCTGCAAAAAGGTTTGCTCGAGCAGGCCGAGCGTGAGTCCGGCACTATCATGCCCGGCTTCACCCACCTGCAAACTGCGCAACCGGTGACCTTCGGCCACCACTTGCTGGCCTGGTTCGAAATGCTCAGCCGCGACTACGAGCGCCTGGTGGATTGCCGCAGGCGCGCCAACCGCATGCCGTTGGGCAGCGCCGCACTGGCCGGCACCACTTACCCGATCGACCGCGAATACACCGCACAACTGCTGGGTTTTGACGCGGTTGGCGGCAACTCCCTGGACGGCGTGTCGGACCGTGACTTCGCCATCGAATTCTGCGCTGCCGCCAGCATCGCGATGATGCACTTGTCGCGCTTCTCCGAAGAACTGGTGCTGTGGACCAGTGCGCAATTCCAGTTCATCGACCTGCCGGACCGCTTCTGCACCGGCAGCTCGATCATGCCGCAAAAGAAAAACCCCGACGTGCCTGAGCTGGTGCGTGGCAAAAGCGGCCGTGTATTCGGCGCGCTGATGGGCTTGCTGACCTTGATGAAGGGCCAGCCATTGGCCTACAACAAAGACAACCAGGAAGACAAAGAGCCGCTGTTCGACGCCGCCGACACGCTGCGCGATTCGCTGCGTGCATTTGCCGACATGATCCCGGCGATCAAGCCCAAGCACGCGATCATGCGTGAAGCGGCCTTGCGCGGGTTCTCCACGGCAACCGACCTGGCGGACTACCTGGTGCGCCGTGGCCTGCCATTCCGCGACTGCCACGAAATCGTCGGCCATGCCGTGAAATACGGCGTGGACACCGGCAAGGACCTGGCGGAAATGAGCCTGGAAGAGTTGCGCCAATTCAGCGACCAGATCGAGCAGGACGTGTTTGCCGTGCTGACCCTGGAAGGCTCGGTGAATGCGCGTAATCACGTGGGCGGGACTGCACCGGCGCAGGTCAAGGCCGCCGTCGTACGCGGCCAGGAACTGCTCGCCAGCCGCTAA
- a CDS encoding glutathione S-transferase family protein — MLKLYGFSVSNYYNMVKMALLEKGLPFEEVPFYAGQTPEALAVSPRGKVPVLGVKQGFINETSVILEYIEHTQEGPSLLPAEPFQRAQVLALCREIELYIELPARACFAEAFFGMPVPEAIKEKSRAELLLGISALGRHGKFAPYVAGESFTLADLYFMYSVNLACAVGEKLFGLDLLAELPTAKALLERLHAMPNAQKVAADREAAMPAFMAMVAAKK, encoded by the coding sequence ATGCTCAAGCTTTACGGATTTTCGGTCAGCAACTACTACAACATGGTCAAAATGGCGCTGCTGGAGAAAGGCCTACCGTTTGAAGAAGTGCCATTTTATGCAGGCCAGACGCCTGAAGCGCTTGCGGTAAGCCCGCGAGGCAAAGTGCCGGTGCTGGGCGTCAAGCAAGGCTTTATCAATGAAACCAGCGTGATTCTGGAGTACATCGAACACACTCAGGAAGGCCCTTCCTTGCTGCCGGCCGAGCCTTTTCAGCGGGCTCAGGTGCTGGCGCTGTGCAGGGAAATCGAGCTGTACATCGAGTTGCCCGCCCGCGCGTGTTTCGCCGAGGCGTTCTTCGGTATGCCGGTGCCGGAGGCGATCAAGGAAAAATCCAGGGCTGAGTTGCTGTTGGGGATCAGTGCTTTAGGTCGACACGGCAAGTTTGCGCCGTACGTGGCGGGGGAGAGCTTCACGCTTGCCGATCTGTATTTCATGTACAGCGTGAACCTCGCCTGTGCCGTGGGCGAGAAGCTGTTTGGCCTGGATTTGCTGGCTGAGTTGCCGACGGCGAAAGCGCTGCTGGAGCGACTGCACGCGATGCCCAACGCGCAGAAAGTGGCGGCGGACAGGGAAGCGGCGATGCCGGCGTTTATGGCGATGGTTGCGGCCAAGAAGTAA
- a CDS encoding uroporphyrinogen-III C-methyltransferase, giving the protein MSETALPKDETQPALDAPVESPVAAPRRGNGLAIVALLLGAAGVAAGGWGIWQVRALQAGSQQQSSQVQALDEQSQSLKQSQQQLTTRLAQLPGADELEERRRLVAQLQGDQQRLSQRLETVLGASRQDWRLAEAEHLIRLASLRLSALQDINSAQSLVQGADEILREQSDPGSYAAREQLAKSLAALRSTEQPDRTGLYLQLAALRDQVVQLAAIAPEYQLGEPGSQGRPTSDTQGRLSQWWEDISRYFRIDFNPDDNIRPLLAGQGLNQVRLALSLALEQAQWAALNGETAVYSRSLGEARSVLQDNFNQDNPQSKAMLARIAELEPKAVSVVTPDLAASLAAVQAYLERRHLSADEAKASAGTPATQE; this is encoded by the coding sequence GTGAGCGAAACAGCCTTGCCTAAAGATGAAACCCAGCCCGCACTCGATGCGCCGGTTGAGTCACCGGTCGCCGCGCCACGCCGTGGCAATGGCCTGGCAATCGTGGCCTTGTTGCTCGGCGCCGCAGGTGTCGCCGCTGGCGGATGGGGCATTTGGCAGGTCCGCGCCCTGCAAGCCGGCAGTCAACAACAGTCGAGCCAGGTGCAAGCACTCGACGAGCAATCCCAATCCCTCAAGCAGAGCCAGCAACAGCTGACTACCCGACTGGCGCAATTGCCCGGTGCAGATGAGCTGGAAGAACGCCGCCGTCTGGTAGCCCAGTTGCAGGGCGATCAGCAGCGTTTGAGCCAGCGCCTGGAAACCGTGCTGGGTGCCAGTCGCCAGGACTGGCGCCTGGCTGAAGCCGAGCATTTGATCCGTCTGGCCAGCTTGCGTTTGTCTGCCCTGCAGGACATCAACAGCGCGCAGTCACTGGTCCAGGGGGCTGACGAAATTCTGCGCGAGCAAAGTGATCCGGGCTCCTACGCCGCACGCGAGCAACTGGCCAAGAGCCTTGCCGCGTTGCGCAGTACCGAGCAGCCGGACCGCACCGGGCTTTATCTGCAACTCGCCGCGCTGCGCGATCAGGTTGTACAACTGGCGGCTATTGCCCCGGAATATCAGCTCGGCGAGCCGGGCTCTCAAGGTCGTCCGACCAGCGATACGCAAGGTCGCTTGAGCCAATGGTGGGAGGATATTTCCCGCTACTTCCGCATCGACTTCAACCCGGACGACAACATTCGACCGTTGCTCGCCGGTCAAGGCCTGAATCAGGTACGCCTGGCGTTGAGCCTGGCTCTTGAGCAGGCGCAATGGGCTGCGCTCAATGGTGAAACGGCGGTGTACAGCCGTTCCCTGGGCGAGGCGCGCAGTGTCCTGCAAGATAACTTCAACCAGGACAACCCGCAGAGCAAGGCGATGCTTGCGCGTATCGCCGAGCTTGAGCCCAAGGCCGTTTCCGTGGTCACGCCTGACCTGGCGGCCAGCCTGGCCGCCGTGCAGGCCTACCTCGAACGTCGTCATCTGTCTGCCGATGAAGCCAAGGCGTCGGCGGGCACGCCAGCGACCCAGGAGTAG
- a CDS encoding uroporphyrinogen-III synthase: MTDWRLLLTRPVEEAMALAATLSEAGIFSSSLPLLAIQALPVTAEQQAVFCDLGRYSAVIVVSKPAARLALQQLDRHWPQLPWFSVGAATAQVLADHDLTVHYPQTGDDSEALLALPALREAIAHPDAQVLILRGEGGRELLAERLREQGASVDYLELYRRSLPAYDAGELMQRIQLERLNGVVVSSGQGFLHLQALAGPDWPQVARLPLFVPSPRVYEMARAAGAEKVVDCRGASAAALLVALRSAAL; encoded by the coding sequence GTGACCGACTGGCGTCTGTTGCTGACGCGGCCTGTCGAGGAAGCCATGGCCCTGGCCGCGACGTTGTCCGAGGCCGGCATTTTCAGCAGCAGTCTGCCATTGTTGGCGATCCAGGCCTTGCCGGTGACGGCTGAGCAACAAGCGGTCTTTTGTGATCTGGGCCGTTATAGCGCGGTCATCGTGGTCAGCAAGCCTGCCGCGCGCCTGGCCTTGCAACAGCTGGATCGGCATTGGCCGCAACTGCCCTGGTTCAGCGTCGGCGCGGCCACCGCGCAAGTACTGGCCGATCACGACCTCACTGTTCATTACCCGCAAACCGGCGATGACAGCGAGGCCTTGCTTGCACTGCCCGCCTTGCGCGAGGCTATCGCACACCCCGATGCGCAGGTGTTGATCCTGCGTGGCGAAGGCGGGCGGGAGCTGCTGGCTGAGCGTTTACGCGAGCAAGGTGCTAGTGTCGATTATCTGGAGTTGTATCGTCGCTCCCTTCCGGCGTACGACGCCGGGGAGCTGATGCAACGCATACAGTTGGAACGCTTGAACGGCGTGGTGGTCAGCAGTGGGCAGGGTTTTTTGCACCTGCAAGCGTTGGCTGGCCCCGATTGGCCGCAGGTGGCACGGCTGCCATTGTTCGTGCCCAGCCCTCGCGTCTATGAAATGGCGCGGGCCGCTGGCGCAGAAAAAGTTGTGGATTGTCGCGGTGCGAGTGCCGCGGCTTTGTTAGTGGCGTTGCGCAGCGCTGCCTTGTGA